From the genome of Carassius gibelio isolate Cgi1373 ecotype wild population from Czech Republic chromosome A16, carGib1.2-hapl.c, whole genome shotgun sequence, one region includes:
- the LOC128030632 gene encoding tyrosine-protein phosphatase non-receptor type 3-like produces the protein MTSPWCVLGNKITALGRADLKHSHMPRCGLLCVVLFPDGTTQNFTVSKQDAGHVLFDLACEHLNIVEKQYFSLQISEDTSSSPRWLDPNKPFKKQLKGSAPFFFIFRVRFFISDPNSLQHEQTRHFYFLQIKKDICEGRLKCPLSSAVVLASYSVQSELGDYVRETPARHLNQIHFLPDQDQEFLLKVESLHPQHKGLSPSEAELCYLNTARTLDLYGVELHHAQDVNNPALWVGITSGGVALFCHLICSSFFPWINIIKISFKRKRFFVHLRRKHGELGHHEVSISMPSSRACKNLWKSCVDHHTFYNTKPSNSASKFSSIPLYRKLIGEKMLNPTVRSDSVDHFETKSLPSRSPPNTPNWRSPRLRHDFRKPRPSSVDNLTNEMSYVTESEDVFYTYRKTQEEGRTRGSWSHSDDIITEDEDLHIWDKSATAEGDLLLVRINPDQDGKFGFNVKGGVDQKMPLAISHVNPASPAGHCVPPLMEGDQVLLINGRDISEHTHQQVVMFIKATRESHSKELALLVRRKGVSLRAEPTLQLGEGLPLPGEISPLSTQPSEETLEESMTRLERGLVTGTLLLQFEKLYRKKEGMSMSCAKQSENMDKNRYKDVLPYDITRVVLQEEGDDYINASHVKNEPAGCVLRYIAAQGPLPHTCTHFWRSVWEQNVSVIVMLTTLTERGRTKCHQYWPHPPEVRDYGILQVCCHSEECNLAYVTRELTLTNTQSGKHRAITHLQYVAWPDHGVPEDSSDFLDFVQSVRSMREESVPLMVHCSAGIGRTGVLITMETAMTLMEKEKPVYPLEIITTMREQRAMLVQTSCQFTFVCEAILRVYRERVKKNSTPNS, from the exons ATGACATCCCCATGGTGCGTGCTTGGAAACAAGATCACTGCTCTTGGACGTGCCGATCTGAAACATTCTCACATGCCACGCTGTGGCCTACTCTGTGTAGTGCTCTTCCCTGATGGCACAACTCAAAATTTTACTGTCAGT AAACAGGATGCTGGTCATGTGCTGTTCGACTTGGCTTGCGAACACCTCAACATAGTGGAGAAACAGTACTTCAGCCTACAGATCAGTGAGGACACATCCAGCTCTCCG AGGTGGCTGGACCCCAACAAACCCTTTAAAAAACAACTGAAGG GTTCTGCTCcgttcttttttatatttagagtGCGGTTCTTCATCTCTGACCCAAACTCCCTCCAGCATGAGCAGACCAG GCATTTTTATTTCTTGCAAATTAAGAAGGACATTTGTGAGGGGAg ACTAAAGTGTCCTTTAAGCTCAGCTGTGGTACTGGCTTCTTACTCTGTTCAGT ctgagcTTGGAGACTATGTCCGTGAAACTCCTGCCAGACACCTTAATCAGATCCATTTTCTCCCTGACCAAGACCAGGAGTTCCTTCTGAAAGTGGAGTCGCTGCATCCACAGCACAA AGGTTTGTCTCCGAGTGAAGCTGAACTGTGCTATTTGAATACAGCGAGAACATTAGACCTGTATGGAGTAGAGTTACATCATGCTCAG GATGTTAACAACCCTGCCCTCTGGGTGGGCATTACatcagggggcgtggccttgttttGCCATTTAATTTGCTCCAGTTTTTTCCCTTG gattaacaTCATCAAAATTTCATTCAAAAGAAAACGGTTCTTTGTCCACCTACGTCGGAAACAT GGTGAGCTGGGTCACCACGAGGTTTCTATCTCCATGCCAAGTTCACGTGCCTGTAAGAACCTATGGAAATCCTGTGTGGACCACCATACGTTCTACAATACAAAACCCTCTAACTCTGCCTCAAAATTTAG CTCTATCCCACTGTACCGAAAGCTGATTGGTGAGAAAATGTTAAACCCTACAGTGAGGTCCGACTCGGTGGACCACTTCGAGACAAAGAGTCTACCTTCACGGTCACCACCCAACACACCCAACTG GCGGAGTCCTCGTTTACGTCATGACTTCCGTAAGCCACGCCCATCATCTGTTGACAACCTGACCAATGAAATGAGCTATGTGACTGAGAGTGAAGACGTGTTCTATACTTACAG GAAAACTCAGGAGGAGGGGCGGACGAGGGGTAGTTGGTCTCATAGTGATGATATCATCACCGAAGATGAGGATTTGCACATCTGGGATAAG AGTGCAACAGCTGAAGGAGATCTGCTCCTTGTGAGGATCAACCCCGACCAAGATGGGAAGTTTGGCTTCAACGTTAAA GGAGGCGTGGATCAGAAGATGCCCCTGGCCATCTCTCACGTTAACCCTGCATCTCCA GCCGGTCACTGTGTGCCTCCACTGATGGAAGGCGATCAGGTGCTGTTGATAAATGGGCGGGACATTTCAGAACATACCCATCAGCAGGTGGTCATGTTCATCAAAGCAACCCGAGAGTCACACAGCAAGGAACTTGCATTGCTTGTCCGCCGCAAAG GTGTCTCTTTGCGAGCCGAACCCACACTACAATTAGGTGAGGGTCTCCCCCTTCCAGGTGAAATATCCCCACTGTCCACTCAGCCATCTGAAGAGACGCTAGAGGAGTCCATGACCCGTCTGGAGAGGGGGTTGGTCACCGGAACATTGCTTCTGCAGTTTGAG AAGTTGTACAGGAAGAAAGAAGGCATGTCAATGTCTTGTGCGAAACAGTCCGAGAATATGGACAAGAATCGGTACAAAGATGTATTACCAT ATGACATCACCAGAGTGGTGCTGCAGGAAGAGGGGGATGATTATATTAATGCCAGCCATGTGAAG aatgAGCCAGCAGGTTGTGTTTTGCGGTACATAGCAGCTCAGGGACCACTGCCGCACACCTGTACACACTTCTGGAGGAGCGTGTGGGAGCAGAACGTCAGTGTCATTGTCATGCTCACCACACTGACCGAGAGAGGACGG ACCAAGTGCCACCAATATTGGCCGCATCCCCCTGAAGTGAGGGATTATGGGATTCTTCAGGTGTGCTGTCACTCAGAGGAGTGCAACCTGGCATATGTTACCCGGGAACTAACACTCACAAATACTCAG TCGGGAAAGCATCGCGCGATCACTCATTTGCAGTATGTTGCCTGGCCAGATCACGGGGTACCAGAAGATTCCTCCGACTTCCTGGATTTTGTCCAGTCAGTGAGAAGCATGAGAGAGGAGTCTGTGCCTCTCATGGTCCACTGCAG TGCTGGGATCGGGCGGACAGGTGTGTTGATCACCATGGAGACAGCCATGACACTGATGGAGAAGGAAAAGCCAGTATATCCCCTAGAGATCATTACCACGATGAGAGAACAAAGGGCCATGCTGGTTCAGACatcg tGCCAGTTCACCTTTGTGTGTGAGGCCATTCTGAGGGTGTACAGAGAGAGGGTGAAAAAGAACTCAACACCTAACAGTTGA